A section of the Rhizobium sp. BG4 genome encodes:
- the nusG gene encoding transcription termination/antitermination protein NusG — translation MAARWYIVHAYSNFEKKVAEDIENKARQKGLEHLFEKILVPTEKVVEVRRGRKVDSERKFFPGYVMVRANLTDEAYHLIKNTPKVTGFLGSDNKPVPIPDSEAERILGQVQEGVERPKASVSFEIGEQVRVSDGPFASFNGTVQDVDEERSRLKVEVSIFGRATPVELEYGQVEKV, via the coding sequence ATGGCGGCACGTTGGTACATCGTCCACGCGTATTCGAATTTTGAAAAGAAGGTTGCCGAGGACATCGAGAACAAGGCTCGCCAGAAGGGGCTTGAGCACCTGTTCGAAAAGATCCTTGTGCCGACCGAGAAGGTGGTTGAAGTGCGCCGCGGCCGCAAGGTCGACAGCGAGCGCAAGTTCTTCCCGGGCTACGTTATGGTTCGCGCGAACCTGACCGACGAAGCCTACCACCTGATCAAGAACACGCCGAAGGTCACGGGCTTCCTCGGTTCCGACAACAAGCCGGTTCCGATCCCGGACTCCGAAGCCGAGCGCATTCTCGGTCAGGTCCAGGAAGGTGTCGAACGTCCGAAGGCCTCGGTCAGCTTCGAGATCGGCGAGCAGGTTCGGGTTTCCGATGGTCCGTTCGCCTCGTTTAACGGCACGGTTCAGGATGTGGACGAAGAGCGTTCGCGCCTGAAGGTGGAAGTATCGATCTTCGGCCGCGCGACGCCCGTCGAGCTGGAATACGGTCAGGTCGAGAAGGTCTGA
- the rplK gene encoding 50S ribosomal protein L11 — MAKKVAGQLKLQVKAGSANPSPPIGPALGQRGINIMEFCKSFNAATQEMEKGMPIPVVITYYQDKSFTFIMKQPPVSYFLKKEAKIQSGSKTPGKGANAGKLTKAQIKSIAEAKMKDLNAADIEGAMAMIEGSARAMGLEVVG, encoded by the coding sequence ATGGCTAAGAAAGTTGCAGGCCAGCTCAAGCTTCAGGTCAAGGCAGGATCGGCTAACCCGTCCCCGCCGATCGGCCCGGCGCTTGGTCAGCGTGGCATTAACATCATGGAATTCTGCAAGTCGTTCAACGCGGCTACGCAGGAAATGGAAAAGGGTATGCCGATCCCGGTCGTCATCACCTATTACCAGGACAAGTCCTTCACCTTCATCATGAAGCAGCCGCCGGTCAGCTACTTCCTGAAGAAGGAAGCGAAGATCCAGTCCGGTTCGAAGACGCCTGGCAAGGGCGCCAACGCCGGCAAGCTCACCAAGGCTCAGATCAAGTCGATCGCCGAAGCCAAGATGAAGGATCTGAACGCAGCAGATATCGAAGGTGCAATGGCGATGATTGAGGGCTCTGCCCGCGCCATGGGCCTGGAAGTGGTAGGTTAA